The genomic window CGTCTGACAAATATCTCGCCACATCGCAAACGGACTGGAGGCAATGCGCGTCAAATCGCGGAACCCACCCGCCGCCATTTGCAGGGGAAGGCCATCGGCCTCATTGAGCCTGCCCACCAATCCCACGAGCGTGGTAGCCATCATCTGCGGCAAATGGCTCACAGTCGCCGCGACCCGATCATGCGTCTCGGCCTCCATGCGCATAGAACGCGCACCAATACATTGCACCAGTGCTGCAAGCGCATCCACAGTTTGATCGGGAACACCGCTTGCGGGCGTAAGCACATAAAGCGCGTTTTCAAACAAAAAGGGATCGGCAGCACCCACACCGCTCTTTTCCGACCCCGCCATGGGATGCCCGCCCACAAAATGCACATCTTCACGCGCAACCCGTTCTGCACCTGCGACAATCGCGCCCTTTGTGCTACCCACATCTGTAATAATACAACCCGGCGAGGCCGCTTGCACGACCGCGGGCAATTGCTCCAGAATGCGCACAATGGGCGAACACAAAAATACCAGATCTGACCGCTTTACGCCATTGTCCATCGCGTCGTATTCATAACCGCTGTCGATCACATCGAGCGCACGGGCTTCTCGCAGGGTCTCCGCGCGACTAATACCAATAATCTCGCGCCCAATACCCAATCGCTTAAACGCCAGCCCCAGCGACCCACCAATCAACCCTACCCCCACAATGGCAATCGCGGCATCTCTAAACGGAGGATCGTTCATAAAAGGAATCCACACTACATAAACCGGGACACGGATTCGTCACGATTTGCTTTAGGGATAGGAACACCGTCCTCCCGGTAACACTCTTTCATCAACTCCCACGCTGCTTTCAATTCAACCAACGCCTCGTCGGGTGTCTGTCCAAAAGCCGAAACATTGGGAAGTTCCACGAAATGGGCGAGATAATCGCCATCTTCATCCAGGAACATCTTGACTGTGAATCCATCGAAGTTGTCCTGATTATTATTTTTCATTTTTTGTCTCCCAATGATATTGTCTCAAAAATTGTCGAACCTGATAGCCCTTGGACATGGTGCGATTGGGTTGGACTACGAGTCGGTACCCGTCTGGAGAGTACCAAACACGATGGCTTCCTCGCTGGCGACGTTGCGTCCATCCGCATTGACGCATGAGTCTTTCAAATTCTCTGAATTGCAATCCATTTGGGTTTCGCTGCGCTCTGTCAAGTAAGGCTTCTCTTTGATTCATGCTATCATTCTACTGCCGGATTGTGGGTTCATCGAGTAGATTTAGAACCTCCTGTTCTACGGAACGCGATTGCATGATATCCAGGACATCATGGTCTGCGAGATCGATAATTTCCACTACTCGCCCCCTAACCTCCGCTACTGTATTGGGCTTCCATTCGCGTAATTTCGCGTCTAATTTTTTTGCTAAAACATCCATTGATTCACCTTCATTAGGCTGCTTGTGGTTTGACGTAAACTTCGACTTGCATCCCGGCCAGCGTCAACATATTGATCAACTTATCCACGCTAAACCGACGAATATCTCCCTGCATTAAATTACTAATGCGCGGCTGGGATTCGCCAAAAAATGTAGCGGCTTGACTCTGAGTCCACCCCTTCATTTCGATGTACTTTCTCAAGTCAAGCATTAAATCAGCCCGAACTTTTAAGCTCGCTGCTTCTTCCCGATCAAAACCTATATCCTCGAATACGTTATCGCTGCCTTGAGTCACTTTCATAACTTAGCCTCCTTATATACCAAATATACCCAATTTGGCATAAAAAACAAGCACAGCCTGAATCGTACCCTGTTCATAACATGATTCGCCTTTTGGATAAACCTATGCTATAGTTGCTTCTTGCCTCTAAACCAAATCCGCCAGGTCTTTCACAAAAACTTCTGTATCTTCCCACCCCAGGCACGGGTCAGTAATCGACTTCCCAAATATCCCTTCTTCGGGTTTTTGCGCGCCCTCTTCCAGATAACTCTCCACCATCAACCCGCGCACCACATTGTGAAGCAGCGCGGAATGGCGGCGACTGCGCATCACCTCCAGACCAATGCGCGGCTGTTCGGAGAACGTTTTATCTGAATTATTGTGATTGGTATCCACAATAATCGTCGGATTGCTCAACTTGCGCGTCAGATATTGCTCGGCAAGATGCATTAAATCTTCGTAGTGATAATTGGGAATACTCCGCCCATTATACGACATCCCTCGCAACACCGCATGCGTCAGCGGATTGCCCGACGTGCTGACCTCCCAGCCATTGTGAAAAAACACATGCGGCATTTGCGCTGCATAAATGGCATTGAACATCACATCCAGATCGCCACCAGTCGGATTTTTCATGCCCGCAGGCACATCGACACCGCTAATGGTCAGGCGATGATTCTGATTTTCAACAGACCGCGCCCCCACGGCAATATAACTCAGCAAATCCTCCACATAAGGCAAATTCGAAGGATAGAGCATCTCATCAGCAGCCGTCAAATGCGACTCGCGAAAAGCGCGAATCTGCATCTGTCGAATCGTCTTAATCCCAACAACCATATCGGGCATACCTTCAGGGTCGGGCTGATGGGCCATGCCCTTATACCCTTCGCCAGTCGTGCGCGGCTTATTGGTATAAATCCGCGGCACGAGCACCAGCTTGTCCATCACCTGCTCTTGCAGCCGCGCCAGGCGATTCACATATTCACACACCGCATCGACATTGTGAGCAGAGCACGGACCAATAACCAACAAAAACTTATCGCTCTTGCGCTCAAAAATAGCC from Gemmatimonadota bacterium includes these protein-coding regions:
- a CDS encoding 3-deoxy-7-phosphoheptulonate synthase; the protein is MSFKRIQPIPSAEEIQDVLPLPDDLKAKKEERDAEIRAIFERKSDKFLLVIGPCSAHNVDAVCEYVNRLARLQEQVMDKLVLVPRIYTNKPRTTGEGYKGMAHQPDPEGMPDMVVGIKTIRQMQIRAFRESHLTAADEMLYPSNLPYVEDLLSYIAVGARSVENQNHRLTISGVDVPAGMKNPTGGDLDVMFNAIYAAQMPHVFFHNGWEVSTSGNPLTHAVLRGMSYNGRSIPNYHYEDLMHLAEQYLTRKLSNPTIIVDTNHNNSDKTFSEQPRIGLEVMRSRRHSALLHNVVRGLMVESYLEEGAQKPEEGIFGKSITDPCLGWEDTEVFVKDLADLV
- a CDS encoding prephenate dehydrogenase, which gives rise to MNDPPFRDAAIAIVGVGLIGGSLGLAFKRLGIGREIIGISRAETLREARALDVIDSGYEYDAMDNGVKRSDLVFLCSPIVRILEQLPAVVQAASPGCIITDVGSTKGAIVAGAERVAREDVHFVGGHPMAGSEKSGVGAADPFLFENALYVLTPASGVPDQTVDALAALVQCIGARSMRMEAETHDRVAATVSHLPQMMATTLVGLVGRLNEADGLPLQMAAGGFRDLTRIASSPFAMWRDICQTNAGPIREMINAYLDALVAIREKVDREALSEDFDYANRIRGEIPRDSKGFLHPLHEILLVVEDKPGVIADVASRLSAEGINIEDIEVLKVREGEGGTIRIGFGQQEEAERSVDILRDAGYQVRLR
- a CDS encoding helix-turn-helix transcriptional regulator, which encodes MKVTQGSDNVFEDIGFDREEAASLKVRADLMLDLRKYIEMKGWTQSQAATFFGESQPRISNLMQGDIRRFSVDKLINMLTLAGMQVEVYVKPQAA
- a CDS encoding type II toxin-antitoxin system HicA family toxin, whose product is MRQCGWTQRRQRGSHRVWYSPDGYRLVVQPNRTMSKGYQVRQFLRQYHWETKNEK
- a CDS encoding type II toxin-antitoxin system HicB family antitoxin codes for the protein MKNNNQDNFDGFTVKMFLDEDGDYLAHFVELPNVSAFGQTPDEALVELKAAWELMKECYREDGVPIPKANRDESVSRFM